The sequence below is a genomic window from Bosea sp. F3-2.
GTGCACGCCGCAGTTGGAGAACTTCTTGAGCTGTTCGGGCTCGAAGACGATCTTCCAGCTGTCGATCACAGCGTCGGGGCCGAGTCGCTCCTTGATCTTGGCGGTGTTGTAACCGATCCCCGTGGTGCCCCACATGTAGTTCACGGCGTATTTGTTGCCGGGATCATATTTGGACAGCCGGGTCTGGATCTCCGGCCAGAGGTTCTTGAGGTTCGGCGCCTTGTCCTTGTCGACCGGTTGGTAGAGGCCGAGCGGGATATGGCGTGGCAGGAAGGAGGCGGTGACGACGATCAGGTCGTAACCGGTCTTGCCGGCCAGAAGCTTGGTCTCCACCGTCTCCATCTGGTCGAAGGTGTCGTAGACGACGGTGATGCCGGTTTCCTTCTTGAAGGCGTCGAGCACCTCCGGGTCGACATAATCAGACCAGTTGAAGATGCGCAGCTGCTTGTCCTGCGCGGCCGCCGGCGCGGCGAGAAGTCCCAGTCCGACCGCACAGGCCGCAATGGCCTCGGCCAGTCGCTTCACAGTCCCACCCAATCTGCCCCTCCATCAAGCTCAGGCGCGCGCACGCTACCAGCTTTCCCCCCCGCATCAACCGGCATCAGGCGCGACCGGATGCCCGCGCACAGCCAAGGGTTGCTGGAAGCCCCTGCTGCTTGTCCGCGCCGGCTGACGCAAGCGTGATCGGCGGTGTTCTTGCCGGTTCGCACGGTCCTGCACATACCGTGCCGGATGCGCCGTTTCCTGCTGTTCTTCGCGCTCGCCTTCCTGTTGCCGCTTGCAAGCCATGCGGGCTGGTGGATCTGGCAGACGCATGCGCCGGACTGGCGCCGTGCCGACTGGACGAGCGCACAGCTCCTGCCGGCCGCCGCGGTCGAGCCCGAAGCGACGGTGCATCTGTTCGCCGCGCGGGTCGGGCGCTGGCGCGGCATCTTCGCGCATCATTCCTGGATCGTGGTGAAGGAGCGCGGCGCCAGCGCCTATACGCGCTTCGACGTGGTCGGCTGGGGCACGCCGCTCAGGGTCAACCACCGCGAGGCGGACGGACGCTGGTTCGGCAACATGCCGGAACTGGTGACCGAGATCAGGGGCGAGGCTGCCGAGCGGCTGATCCCGCGCATTCGCGCAGCTGTGGCGAGCTACGCCTATTCCACCCCCGGCAGCTACCTCGCCTGGCCGGGACCGAATTCGAACAGCTTCGTCCAGCACATCCTGTCGGAGGCGCCGGAACTCAGGCAGGCGCTGCCGCCGACCGCCATCGGCAAGGATTGGCGCGCCGACGGGCTCTTCGCCGGCCTCACCGCCAGCCGCACCGGCATCCAGGCCTCGGTCTACGGGCTCGCCGGCATCACGGTGGGCTGGGTCGAGGGCGTCGAGGTAAACATCCTCGGCCTCGTCGCCGGGCTCGACCTGCGCAGCCCGGCGCTGAAACTGCCGGGCTGGGGGCGGATCGGGGTCTGAGTCGCCCGCAGACCTTGAAGAACGCCGGCATAATCGTTACATGTAACACTCCGTGGAGTGACCGACATGCCCACTTCGACTGCCAGACGCGTTCAGAAGCGCCGCGACGCCCTGCGAGCGGCCGGGCTACGGCCGGTGCAGATCTGGGTTCCCGACACGCGACGGGCCGGCTTCATTGAAGAGTGCCGCCGTCAGGCACGCCTCGTCGCTGTCAGCGACAGCGCCGATCGAGAGCTGGACACATTCCTCGACGCTGCTCTGGAAGATCTGGACCGCGCTCCTGAATGAAGCGCGGCGATCTCGTCACGGTCGCGATCGCCGGAGACTTCGGCAAGCCCCGCCCTGCCCTGATCATTCAGGCTGATCCGTTCGAGCTGACGGCGACGGTCACCGTGCTGCTGATCTCCAGCAATCTCGTCGACGCGCCATTGATCAGGCTGACGGTCAAGCCCGACGCTGCGAACGGGCTGCGCCTTGCGTCCCAGATCATGATCGACAAGGCGATGACTGTGCGTCGGGACCGGATCGGCCAGGTTTTTGGCCGGCTCGATCCCGAAACGATGATCGCGGTGAACCGCTCGCTGGCGCTGTTCCTCGGCCTCGGCTGACACCGGCGCCGCGACGGCGGCCTCACACCGCCTCAAAGGCCTGCGCCAGATCCGAGATCAGATCCTCGATGTTCTCGATGCCGACCGAGATGCGGATCAGCGCATCTGTCAGGCCGATCTCCTCGCGCAGCTCCCTGGCGACGCCGGAATGGGTCATCGCGGCCGGGTGCGAGACCAGCGTCTCGGTACCGCCGAGGCTGACGGCGAGCTTCATGATCTGGAGATTGTCAAGCAGCGCGAAGGCTTCCCTCTCGCCACCCTTGACGTCGAAGGCGAAAGTCGAGCCGGCGGCGCTGCACTGCTGGTCGAAGACCGCCTTGCGCGGATCGCTATCCTTGAGGCTGCCGAGATAATGCACCTTCGCCACCTTCGGGTGGTTTTCGAGGTATTCCGCCACCAGCTTCGCGTTCTCGTTGGCGCGGCTCATGCGGATGTCGAGCGTCTCCAGTGAGCGCATCAGCATCCAGCAGGAGTTCGGGTCTGCTTGCGTGCCGAGCGAACCGCGCCAGGCCTTCACCTGCCGCACCAGCGCCTCGGAACCGCTGATCGAGCCGCCGACGAGGTCGGAATGGCCGCCGACATATTTGGTCAGCGACAGCAGGGTGAGGTCGGCGCCGAGCTTGAGCGGCTTCTGGTATTTCGGGCCGAGCAGCGTGTTGTCGACAACGACGGGCGGGCGATGCCCCTGCGACTTCTCCAGCTCGTCGGCGATCGCCTTGCAGGCAGCGAGATCGAC
It includes:
- a CDS encoding cystathionine gamma-synthase family protein, coding for MSEDSYHKDRIANRRLHPETLMMGFGYSPAMSEGSLKPPVFLTSTFVFENAQQGKDFFDFTSGRRQPKPGEKPGLVYSRFNHPNMEILEDRLAIWDEAEKCAVFASGMAAIATTCFAFLRPGDTILHSRPLYGGTETLLKNQMGAFGITPFGFTDGLDVAQMREVAKAAAAKGRVAMILVETPANPTNGLVDLAACKAIADELEKSQGHRPPVVVDNTLLGPKYQKPLKLGADLTLLSLTKYVGGHSDLVGGSISGSEALVRQVKAWRGSLGTQADPNSCWMLMRSLETLDIRMSRANENAKLVAEYLENHPKVAKVHYLGSLKDSDPRKAVFDQQCSAAGSTFAFDVKGGEREAFALLDNLQIMKLAVSLGGTETLVSHPAAMTHSGVARELREEIGLTDALIRISVGIENIEDLISDLAQAFEAV
- a CDS encoding antitoxin MazE family protein, translating into MPTSTARRVQKRRDALRAAGLRPVQIWVPDTRRAGFIEECRRQARLVAVSDSADRELDTFLDAALEDLDRAPE
- a CDS encoding DUF3750 domain-containing protein translates to MPVRTVLHIPCRMRRFLLFFALAFLLPLASHAGWWIWQTHAPDWRRADWTSAQLLPAAAVEPEATVHLFAARVGRWRGIFAHHSWIVVKERGASAYTRFDVVGWGTPLRVNHREADGRWFGNMPELVTEIRGEAAERLIPRIRAAVASYAYSTPGSYLAWPGPNSNSFVQHILSEAPELRQALPPTAIGKDWRADGLFAGLTASRTGIQASVYGLAGITVGWVEGVEVNILGLVAGLDLRSPALKLPGWGRIGV
- a CDS encoding type II toxin-antitoxin system PemK/MazF family toxin, whose translation is MKRGDLVTVAIAGDFGKPRPALIIQADPFELTATVTVLLISSNLVDAPLIRLTVKPDAANGLRLASQIMIDKAMTVRRDRIGQVFGRLDPETMIAVNRSLALFLGLG